Proteins co-encoded in one Chitinophagales bacterium genomic window:
- a CDS encoding rhomboid family intramembrane serine protease, with the protein MNPLDTEKQKVKYSLLLPSLFVVLLWVIKLVELGSGYSFSNWGIEPRTLLGLRGIVFSPFLHGDLSHLFSNSFPIILLGFIVLHNYRPIAFELLFWLVVMSGFWTWVIGRPSYHIGASGVIYGMAFFVFFSGILRKDVRSMALALLVTFFYGGLVWGLLPIQEGVSWEGHIAGALAGIICAFYFRHEAKQDVPLYLQEEEEDLEIIEEPFWMPKSKELPNTLADNKQQWNVQYHYIKKKAEED; encoded by the coding sequence ATGAATCCTTTAGACACAGAAAAACAAAAGGTAAAGTATAGCTTGCTGCTTCCGTCATTATTTGTCGTGTTGTTGTGGGTGATTAAGTTGGTGGAACTCGGAAGTGGTTATTCCTTTTCCAATTGGGGAATCGAGCCTCGCACGCTTTTGGGATTGAGGGGCATTGTTTTTTCACCTTTTTTGCATGGTGATTTATCCCATTTGTTCTCCAATTCATTTCCGATTATACTATTGGGATTCATTGTTTTGCACAATTATCGTCCGATTGCTTTTGAGTTGTTGTTTTGGTTGGTGGTGATGAGTGGTTTTTGGACTTGGGTGATTGGGAGGCCTTCGTATCACATTGGCGCAAGTGGAGTTATCTATGGCATGGCGTTTTTTGTATTTTTTAGTGGTATTTTGCGAAAAGATGTGCGGTCAATGGCCTTGGCATTATTGGTGACGTTTTTTTATGGTGGTTTGGTTTGGGGTTTATTGCCGATTCAGGAGGGAGTGTCTTGGGAAGGTCATATTGCAGGAGCATTGGCGGGGATCATTTGCGCTTTTTACTTTAGACATGAGGCCAAACAGGATGTACCGCTTTATTTGCAAGAAGAGGAAGAAGACCTGGAAATTATTGAAGAACCCTTTTGGATGCCCAAATCGAAAGAACTCCCCAACACCCTAGCGGATAATAAACAGCAGTGGAATGTTCAGTATCATTACATTAAGAAAAAAGCAGAAGAAGATTGA
- a CDS encoding putative DNA binding domain-containing protein — MTFTELLQWIDQGEGTNLEFKMEITHTSKIAKTICAFANTKGGTIVVGVADDGEIVGLTDPKRTIQKLKDAAMMSELPVVVQFDQLEINESLVVVAAYVPRSNNKPHHITDSKGQKRAYIRTRDKTMIANPIVQKSLQIETPESSSEEPDLDLDSKEKGLLKYLENREKITLKQYMSLVNISKRRARRSLVKLTLDGVLREIDASGENYYVLA; from the coding sequence ATGACATTCACCGAGCTACTTCAATGGATTGACCAAGGCGAAGGCACCAATTTGGAATTCAAAATGGAGATTACCCACACCTCCAAAATTGCCAAAACCATCTGTGCATTCGCCAATACCAAAGGCGGCACGATTGTCGTAGGCGTAGCAGATGATGGTGAAATAGTCGGGCTGACAGACCCCAAGCGAACCATCCAAAAACTAAAAGATGCCGCCATGATGTCAGAACTCCCTGTCGTTGTGCAGTTTGACCAATTAGAGATAAACGAATCCCTGGTCGTCGTAGCTGCCTATGTGCCCCGCAGCAACAACAAACCCCACCACATCACCGACTCAAAAGGACAAAAACGAGCCTATATCCGAACCCGTGACAAAACCATGATTGCCAACCCCATTGTCCAAAAATCCCTTCAAATCGAAACTCCCGAATCATCTTCCGAAGAACCCGACTTGGACTTAGACTCCAAAGAAAAGGGATTGTTGAAATATTTGGAAAATCGTGAAAAAATCACCCTCAAACAATACATGAGCCTCGTCAACATCTCCAAACGCCGAGCCCGCCGTTCACTCGTCAAACTGACCCTCGATGGCGTACTGCGAGAAATAGATGCCAGTGGGGAGAATTATTATGTGTTGGCTTAG
- a CDS encoding T9SS type A sorting domain-containing protein, whose protein sequence is MQRFLPILFFLLFCCPSMAQMDSNVQYIFLPPVFETVRDSVMVKPARIEWRKGGIPICCISECPPDFRMWVLREIPPQYETTTHEILKQAAKKLIYHPPVFETVRDSVMVKPASGKWIKALASEEELPKMLCCYPLEDCKVWKFIETPAEYQTITYQILKSPAYFEDPSMADEEETEVFEENKIVEKTSFKKSVEVPNSHSSLQFYPNPANNLVTIEVQTPIEELFVTDFAGKIVLQFDRINEKISFSVSTFPSGIYFLRYPDGNFWRSERLVIVR, encoded by the coding sequence ATGCAACGATTTTTGCCAATTCTATTTTTCCTTCTTTTCTGCTGTCCTTCAATGGCACAAATGGACTCAAATGTTCAATACATTTTTCTGCCTCCTGTTTTTGAAACGGTTAGAGATAGTGTGATGGTGAAGCCTGCAAGAATTGAGTGGAGAAAAGGTGGAATACCTATTTGTTGTATATCAGAGTGTCCGCCTGATTTCAGAATGTGGGTACTACGAGAAATTCCACCTCAATATGAAACTACTACCCATGAGATTCTAAAACAGGCAGCGAAAAAACTCATTTACCATCCTCCTGTTTTTGAAACAGTTAGAGATAGTGTGATGGTGAAGCCTGCAAGTGGGAAATGGATTAAAGCCCTTGCATCGGAAGAGGAACTACCGAAAATGCTTTGTTGCTATCCATTAGAAGATTGTAAAGTATGGAAGTTTATAGAAACACCTGCTGAATATCAAACCATCACTTACCAAATCCTTAAATCACCTGCCTATTTTGAAGACCCTTCAATGGCGGATGAAGAGGAAACAGAAGTCTTTGAAGAAAATAAAATTGTAGAAAAAACAAGCTTCAAAAAATCAGTTGAAGTTCCAAACTCCCATTCCTCACTTCAATTCTATCCAAATCCTGCAAATAATCTCGTTACTATTGAAGTCCAAACACCTATTGAAGAACTGTTTGTCACCGATTTTGCAGGTAAAATTGTACTGCAATTTGACCGAATCAACGAAAAAATAAGCTTTTCTGTTAGTACATTTCCGTCGGGTATCTATTTTTTGAGGTACCCTGATGGGAATTTTTGGAGGAGTGAGAGGTTGGTGATTGTGAGGTGA
- a CDS encoding acyl-CoA carboxylase subunit beta — protein sequence MQDKLQNLQSKITQAQLGGGEKRIAKQHAKGKLTARERIELLMDEGSFEEIGMLVTHRSKDFGMENQKFLGDGVVTGYGTINGRLTYVFSQDFTVFGGSLSETHAEKICKIMDLAMQNGAPLIGMNDSGGARIQEGVNSLGGYADIFLRNTLSSGVIPQLSAIMGPCAGGAVYSPAITDFILMVENSSYMYVTGPNVVKTVTHETVTHDELGGATTHATKSGVTHFACANEVVCINTLKDLLSYMPQNCEEDAPVYPYEVQKDETRPELTDLLPESPNQPYDMREVIEGVVDGESFLEVHKGYAENMVVGFARIAGRSIGVVANQPAYLAGVLDINSSKKGARFVRFCDAFNIPLLVLVDVPGFLPGTDQEWNAIITNGAKLLYAFSEATVPKVTVITRKAYGGAYDVMNSKHIGADLNFAWPSAEIAVMGASGAAEIIFRNEIAQAEDPSAKLQEKVDDYTEKFANPYRAAERGFIDEVIHPKDTRIKLIKGFKMLENKVLKLPKKKHGNMPL from the coding sequence ATGCAAGACAAACTCCAAAACCTCCAATCCAAAATCACCCAAGCCCAATTGGGAGGTGGCGAAAAACGCATTGCCAAACAACACGCAAAAGGCAAACTAACCGCCAGAGAACGCATCGAATTGTTGATGGACGAAGGTAGTTTTGAAGAAATTGGGATGTTGGTGACACATCGCTCTAAGGACTTTGGGATGGAAAATCAGAAGTTTTTGGGAGATGGAGTCGTGACAGGTTATGGTACGATAAATGGGCGATTGACCTATGTTTTTTCGCAAGATTTCACCGTTTTTGGAGGCTCGCTCTCCGAAACACATGCCGAAAAAATCTGCAAAATCATGGATTTGGCGATGCAAAACGGTGCGCCTTTGATTGGGATGAACGATTCGGGAGGCGCAAGGATTCAAGAGGGCGTAAATTCTTTGGGAGGTTATGCCGATATTTTCCTCCGCAATACGCTGTCTTCTGGGGTGATTCCACAACTTTCTGCCATCATGGGCCCTTGTGCGGGCGGTGCGGTCTATTCTCCAGCGATTACCGACTTCATTTTGATGGTCGAAAACAGTTCCTACATGTATGTGACGGGTCCAAATGTGGTCAAAACGGTTACACATGAAACGGTGACACACGACGAATTGGGCGGAGCGACAACTCATGCAACGAAGTCGGGAGTCACACATTTTGCCTGCGCCAACGAAGTCGTTTGCATCAACACCCTCAAAGACTTGTTGAGCTATATGCCGCAAAACTGCGAAGAAGATGCACCTGTTTATCCCTACGAAGTCCAAAAAGACGAAACCCGTCCAGAATTGACCGATTTGTTGCCCGAATCACCAAACCAACCCTATGATATGCGAGAAGTCATTGAAGGAGTGGTAGATGGCGAATCGTTTTTGGAAGTGCATAAAGGCTATGCTGAAAACATGGTAGTGGGTTTTGCACGGATTGCAGGGCGGAGCATTGGAGTCGTGGCGAATCAACCTGCGTATTTGGCGGGCGTTTTGGATATCAATTCCTCCAAAAAAGGAGCGAGATTTGTGCGTTTTTGTGATGCCTTCAATATCCCCTTATTGGTCTTGGTGGACGTGCCAGGATTTTTGCCAGGAACGGATCAAGAATGGAACGCCATCATTACCAACGGTGCAAAATTGCTCTATGCCTTTAGTGAAGCGACTGTGCCTAAAGTGACGGTCATTACCCGAAAAGCCTATGGTGGGGCCTATGATGTGATGAACTCCAAACACATTGGCGCAGACCTCAACTTTGCTTGGCCCTCTGCCGAAATTGCAGTGATGGGTGCTTCGGGAGCTGCCGAGATTATTTTCCGCAATGAAATTGCTCAAGCCGAAGATCCCTCAGCCAAATTGCAGGAAAAAGTGGACGATTATACCGAAAAATTTGCGAACCCTTACCGTGCTGCCGAACGGGGTTTTATTGATGAGGTGATTCACCCCAAAGATACCCGCATCAAGTTGATTAAAGGATTCAAAATGCTGGAAAACAAGGTATTGAAGTTGCCCAAGAAGAAACATGGGAATATGCCGCTTTAG
- a CDS encoding von Willebrand factor type A domain-containing protein produces MRQLLPIIFFVLSFYSSILSAQNELPSNAQPGKCYAKCLIPDQYETITEQVLLKEAATRIEIIPAVYDTIEEQILEKEAYTVLNLVPVVFETRSEELLVKEASSRLIYQAPVFDTISEQVLVQPARTMWSKGRAIAGCLSANPEDCTTMCLTEIPAEYQTLTRQLLQKPATIEEIEIPAEYKTITKAVVKTSAQIVENTIPAVYRTIQKVIVKTPATTKVVEIPAEYSTVATRKLVRPGGFTDWVEVLCEAKITQTKVAEIQQALKARGYDVGAVDNVMGAKTKQALVEYQKKSGLPVGNLNIETMRSLGTDSGSPNIRYNSIPPPNSPPPSYPSIVAPNARPVPPPPLIAVEEVNTEQYDKITENGFEKSTEKPLSTFSIDVDKASYSNIRRFINGGQLPPKDAVRIEEMVNYFDYDYPQPTDEHPFSINTEMGKCPWNTDNYLLHIGLQGKDISLENIPANNLVFLLDVSGSMDSPNKLPLLKESLKMLARQMRPQDKVSVVVYAGAAGLVLPPTSGTDKLQIFDALDRLNAGGSTAGGAGIELAYKVAQEQLIQDGNNRVILATDGDFNVGISSDEALVELIENKRQTGIYLTVLGFGTGNYQDSKMEKLADKGNGNYAYIDNIMEAKKVLLNELSGTLFTIAKDVKIQVEFNPAKVASYRLIGYENRLLAAQDFQDDTKDAGEIGAGHTVTALYEIVPLKGKPKAKDLKVNPLQYEEAERKPTKFKQDEWVNIHFRYKPPTWDSSKLLTHSVKTNQIAQVSDNFTFSAAVASFGMLLRDSEHKGTASYSTVERLGKAAKGEDKEGYRKEFLELVGTVKEIEK; encoded by the coding sequence ATGCGACAATTACTACCCATTATTTTTTTCGTTCTTTCGTTTTATTCTTCTATTTTGTCTGCCCAAAACGAACTTCCCTCCAATGCACAGCCCGGCAAATGTTATGCGAAATGTTTGATTCCAGACCAATACGAAACGATAACAGAACAGGTTTTGCTCAAAGAAGCCGCCACTCGAATCGAAATTATCCCTGCTGTTTACGACACCATTGAAGAACAAATACTCGAAAAAGAGGCTTATACAGTTCTGAATTTAGTGCCAGTTGTATTTGAAACCAGATCAGAAGAACTGTTGGTTAAAGAAGCGTCAAGTCGGTTGATTTATCAAGCACCTGTTTTTGATACGATTAGCGAGCAAGTTTTGGTGCAACCTGCAAGAACAATGTGGAGCAAAGGCAGAGCAATTGCAGGTTGTTTGAGTGCAAACCCTGAAGATTGTACAACCATGTGTTTAACAGAAATACCTGCTGAATACCAAACCCTTACCCGTCAGTTATTGCAAAAGCCTGCAACAATCGAAGAAATAGAAATACCCGCCGAATACAAAACCATCACCAAAGCTGTTGTTAAAACTTCTGCTCAAATTGTAGAAAACACCATTCCTGCCGTTTACCGAACCATACAAAAAGTAATTGTCAAAACTCCTGCAACAACAAAAGTAGTAGAAATTCCTGCTGAATATAGTACGGTAGCAACTCGAAAACTGGTCAGACCAGGAGGCTTTACCGATTGGGTAGAAGTGCTTTGTGAAGCTAAAATCACTCAAACCAAAGTTGCCGAAATTCAGCAAGCATTGAAGGCGAGAGGCTATGATGTCGGCGCAGTTGACAATGTGATGGGAGCAAAAACCAAACAAGCCTTGGTCGAATATCAAAAAAAATCAGGTTTACCTGTTGGAAATTTGAACATAGAAACAATGAGGAGTTTGGGAACAGATAGCGGTTCGCCCAATATTCGATACAATTCAATTCCTCCACCAAATTCACCTCCTCCTTCATACCCTTCAATCGTTGCTCCAAATGCCCGACCTGTTCCTCCACCGCCTCTCATTGCAGTCGAGGAGGTGAACACAGAACAATACGACAAAATCACAGAAAACGGTTTTGAAAAATCCACCGAAAAGCCCCTTTCCACTTTCAGCATTGATGTCGACAAAGCTTCGTATAGCAACATTCGCCGATTTATTAATGGAGGGCAATTGCCGCCCAAAGATGCGGTGCGTATTGAAGAAATGGTCAATTATTTCGACTATGATTATCCACAACCGACCGATGAACATCCTTTTTCTATCAATACCGAAATGGGAAAATGTCCGTGGAACACCGACAACTATTTGCTACACATTGGATTGCAGGGAAAGGATATTTCTTTAGAAAACATTCCTGCCAACAATTTGGTCTTTCTATTGGATGTATCGGGTTCGATGGATTCACCCAATAAATTGCCCCTATTGAAGGAATCACTGAAAATGTTGGCACGTCAGATGCGTCCGCAAGACAAAGTTTCGGTGGTTGTGTATGCAGGGGCAGCAGGATTGGTTTTGCCACCCACATCGGGAACGGACAAATTGCAGATTTTTGATGCCCTTGACCGATTGAATGCAGGCGGTTCGACAGCAGGCGGAGCGGGGATTGAATTGGCCTACAAAGTTGCTCAAGAACAATTGATACAAGACGGCAACAATCGGGTGATTTTGGCAACAGATGGCGACTTCAATGTGGGTATTTCCTCCGATGAAGCATTGGTAGAACTCATTGAGAACAAACGACAAACGGGCATTTATTTGACTGTACTGGGCTTTGGTACAGGCAATTACCAAGACTCCAAAATGGAAAAATTGGCGGACAAAGGAAATGGCAATTACGCTTATATTGACAATATCATGGAAGCCAAAAAAGTATTGCTCAACGAGCTGAGTGGCACGCTTTTTACGATTGCCAAAGATGTGAAAATTCAAGTGGAATTCAACCCTGCAAAGGTTGCCTCCTATCGTTTGATTGGTTATGAAAACCGCCTGTTGGCAGCCCAAGATTTTCAAGACGACACCAAAGATGCGGGTGAAATTGGCGCAGGGCATACCGTCACGGCACTCTACGAAATTGTGCCATTGAAGGGCAAACCAAAAGCGAAAGATTTGAAGGTGAATCCATTGCAGTATGAGGAAGCCGAGCGAAAACCGACCAAATTTAAACAAGACGAATGGGTAAACATCCATTTTCGCTACAAACCTCCAACTTGGGACAGCAGCAAGTTATTGACCCATTCTGTCAAAACCAACCAAATCGCTCAGGTTTCCGACAATTTCACCTTTTCGGCGGCGGTCGCTTCTTTTGGGATGTTGCTTCGAGATTCGGAACACAAAGGCACTGCTTCTTATTCAACCGTGGAGCGTTTGGGCAAAGCTGCAAAGGGAGAGGATAAAGAAGGCTATCGGAAGGAATTTTTGGAGTTGGTGGGGACGGTGAAAGAAATAGAGAAATGA
- a CDS encoding T9SS type A sorting domain-containing protein yields the protein MKNLCSYFLISVIFCLLQSNVLLAQEDTIPPIINILSPVPVPIVVVPCDGDYTEFGAEAYDEVDGFVPVTIGGDCICETYSGSYFVTYTAEDASGNSSIEARLVIVQGSCNIWCEPYWECDHHYIISPQVTKAQDDFIETNSNQPITIPVLANDEGKNLIVNSIVSEPKSGTAMIIDNKWIEYQPNNNFVGVDTMLYEIKSSHNIPDYGLITQEDTALVIIEVGTTSIEANPTYPSLQIFPNPAKDLLTIEVGTDLAAKRNVELLIFNTVGQLKVIYPVSNVGTSKVNIEGLQKGLYIFQLKAKGEVLANGKVLVE from the coding sequence ATGAAAAATTTATGTAGCTACTTTCTTATTTCCGTTATTTTTTGCCTCCTTCAATCGAATGTACTTCTTGCTCAAGAAGATACGATTCCGCCTATAATAAATATACTTAGTCCTGTTCCTGTTCCCATAGTAGTGGTGCCTTGTGATGGAGATTATACTGAATTTGGTGCAGAAGCGTATGATGAAGTAGATGGTTTTGTACCTGTAACGATAGGTGGGGATTGTATTTGTGAAACATATTCAGGCTCTTATTTTGTTACTTATACTGCAGAAGACGCAAGTGGAAATAGTTCAATAGAAGCTCGCTTAGTGATAGTTCAGGGGTCGTGTAATATATGGTGTGAACCTTACTGGGAATGCGACCATCATTATATTATCTCTCCACAAGTAACAAAAGCGCAAGATGATTTCATTGAAACAAACTCTAATCAACCCATTACCATTCCTGTTTTAGCCAATGATGAAGGCAAAAATTTAATCGTCAATAGCATTGTTTCAGAACCCAAATCAGGCACTGCAATGATAATTGATAATAAATGGATTGAATATCAACCTAATAATAATTTCGTTGGTGTTGATACAATGCTATATGAAATTAAAAGTTCTCACAATATACCAGATTACGGGCTTATAACTCAAGAAGATACTGCCCTTGTCATCATCGAAGTAGGCACAACTTCAATTGAAGCAAACCCAACTTACCCTTCCCTTCAAATTTTCCCAAACCCTGCAAAAGACCTACTCACCATTGAAGTAGGAACAGATTTGGCTGCAAAACGAAACGTTGAGTTATTGATTTTCAATACGGTAGGGCAATTGAAGGTAATTTATCCTGTGTCGAATGTCGGAACTTCAAAGGTTAACATCGAAGGTTTGCAGAAAGGATTGTACATCTTTCAGTTGAAGGCAAAGGGAGAAGTATTGGCGAATGGGAAAGTGTTGGTAGAGTGA
- a CDS encoding T9SS type A sorting domain-containing protein — MKYLFTLFLRTNILFIFFFSNVVDINAQEDTIPPVVTVFGPVPILQHCDNNYIEFGAIAYDDVDGVLDVSVSSDCICDVYFHPNTYVVTYTATDASGNIGEASRLVIVQGECSGVCPDDFCPQELLMSYFFAEDDFVQTQINTIITIPVLANDYGTTTSNPRVTDILTIPNHGIATIIDEQLIQYEPYLGYIGQDTLQYQSKNHSDWTSRAYVIIEVGTTSIEANPTYPSLQIFPNPAKDLLTIEAGTGLTAKQNVELLIFNTVGQLQVSYPISNVGTSKVNIEGLQKGLYIFQLKAKGEVLANGKVLVE; from the coding sequence ATGAAATACTTATTCACTTTATTTTTGCGAACAAATATACTTTTTATATTTTTCTTCTCGAATGTTGTTGATATTAATGCTCAAGAAGATACGATTCCGCCTGTGGTGACGGTTTTTGGGCCTGTGCCTATTCTTCAACATTGTGATAACAATTATATCGAATTTGGAGCAATAGCTTATGATGATGTGGATGGAGTTTTAGATGTTTCAGTAAGCAGCGATTGTATTTGTGATGTCTATTTTCACCCAAATACCTATGTTGTTACTTATACAGCAACAGATGCAAGTGGAAATATCGGAGAGGCATCTCGCTTGGTCATTGTTCAGGGGGAATGTAGCGGAGTTTGTCCCGATGATTTTTGTCCTCAAGAATTACTGATGAGTTATTTCTTTGCAGAAGATGATTTTGTTCAGACTCAAATAAATACAATTATTACCATACCCGTCTTAGCAAATGACTACGGGACAACTACTTCAAATCCAAGAGTGACAGATATACTAACAATTCCTAACCACGGAATCGCCACCATTATTGACGAACAATTGATTCAATATGAACCATACTTGGGTTATATAGGGCAAGATACTTTACAATACCAATCTAAAAACCATTCAGATTGGACCAGTAGAGCTTATGTCATCATCGAAGTAGGCACAACTTCAATTGAAGCAAACCCAACTTACCCTTCCCTTCAAATTTTCCCAAACCCTGCAAAAGACCTACTCACCATTGAAGCAGGAACAGGCTTGACTGCAAAACAAAATGTTGAGTTATTGATTTTCAATACGGTAGGGCAATTGCAGGTAAGTTATCCTATATCGAATGTCGGAACTTCAAAGGTTAACATCGAAGGTTTGCAGAAAGGATTGTACATCTTTCAGTTGAAGGCAAAGGGAGAAGTATTGGCGAATGGGAAAGTGTTGGTAGAGTGA
- a CDS encoding T9SS type A sorting domain-containing protein — translation MKYLFTLFLRTNILFIFFFSNVVDINAQEDTIPPVVTLIDSSIIVIPCYGNYIEFGANAIDNIDGTLGVKIGGDCVCTVNAGSYIVTYSATDNSENSSTEYRLVIVQGNCEEYCDPNCSEPDISPIPLITQNDSAYTQVNTPVTVYVLNNDNGINMKIIEILDGANFGIATIVEERHINYIPNDNFVGIDSFQYKVKSIQDWTVGSLTFIDTALVIIEVGTTSIEANPTYPSLQIFPNPAKNLLTIEVGTDLAAKRNVELLIFNTVGQLQVIYPVSNVGTSKVNIEGLQKGLYLFQLKAKGEVLANGKVLVE, via the coding sequence ATGAAATACTTATTCACTTTATTTTTGCGAACAAATATACTTTTTATATTTTTCTTCTCGAATGTTGTTGATATTAATGCTCAAGAAGATACGATTCCGCCTGTGGTGACGCTTATAGATTCTTCTATCATTGTGATACCTTGTTATGGCAATTACATCGAATTTGGTGCAAATGCTATTGATAATATAGATGGAACTTTGGGGGTGAAAATTGGAGGCGATTGTGTTTGTACTGTTAATGCAGGCTCTTATATCGTAACTTATTCTGCCACAGATAATAGTGAAAATAGTTCAACAGAATATCGATTGGTAATTGTCCAAGGAAATTGTGAAGAATATTGTGACCCTAACTGTTCCGAACCTGATATATCACCAATTCCTTTAATCACTCAGAATGATTCTGCTTATACTCAAGTCAATACACCAGTCACTGTTTATGTATTGAACAATGATAACGGCATTAATATGAAAATAATTGAAATTCTTGATGGTGCTAATTTTGGAATAGCTACCATAGTTGAAGAAAGGCACATTAACTATATTCCTAATGATAATTTTGTAGGTATAGATTCATTTCAATACAAGGTAAAAAGTATACAGGATTGGACAGTTGGAAGTTTAACTTTTATAGATACTGCCCTTGTCATCATCGAAGTAGGCACAACTTCAATTGAAGCAAACCCAACTTACCCTTCCCTTCAAATTTTCCCAAACCCTGCAAAAAACCTACTCACCATTGAAGTAGGAACAGATTTGGCTGCAAAACGAAACGTTGAGTTATTGATTTTCAATACGGTAGGTCAATTGCAGGTAATTTATCCTGTGTCGAATGTCGGAACTTCAAAGGTTAACATCGAAGGTTTGCAGAAAGGATTGTACCTCTTTCAGTTGAAGGCAAAGGGAGAAGTATTGGCGAATGGGAAAGTGTTGGTAGAGTGA
- a CDS encoding SET domain-containing protein-lysine N-methyltransferase encodes MMHVPGLYITESEGRGRGVFTLHPLQKGDIIELCPVLIIPPKDYKLIDQTSLFDYYFISPKPHPQRCFVLGYGSIYNHSYTPNAEIVFDIDNQKIEIHCTRMIEKCSEIFIDYTGGLKDAPKLWFENVEESEIFTGEK; translated from the coding sequence ATGATGCACGTACCAGGACTTTACATCACCGAATCAGAAGGGCGAGGGCGAGGTGTTTTCACACTTCACCCATTGCAGAAAGGAGACATCATTGAGTTGTGTCCTGTCCTCATTATTCCTCCCAAAGACTACAAGCTGATTGACCAAACTTCTCTGTTTGACTATTATTTTATTTCTCCAAAACCCCATCCCCAAAGGTGTTTTGTGTTGGGCTACGGGTCTATTTACAACCACAGTTATACACCCAATGCGGAAATAGTCTTTGACATAGACAACCAAAAAATCGAAATACATTGTACTCGAATGATTGAGAAATGCAGTGAGATTTTTATTGACTACACAGGTGGCTTGAAAGATGCCCCCAAATTGTGGTTTGAGAATGTGGAAGAAAGTGAGATATTTACAGGCGAAAAGTGA
- a CDS encoding alpha/beta fold hydrolase, whose protein sequence is MKFFKRFFLFLLVVFAAAYVYVSWALSDRILFPHSSDALTKSRIISNWGKTYESMMALLPSPTDISVTSFDGIQIKGKYFQKSDTTHCVVILAHGWTDTWAGSLKYVPALEDCRCDLVLYDHRAHGESGGIYATGGIKESKDLLAVTDWVEKEKGLTDKQIGWLGASWGAATVLTAGADARNVAFIIADAPFQDWYSAIFERANRDYGMAASALSVGVMGVVNWRAGIDYHEANILEAASKIEEPVLLIHSQTDEQTNSQQSVNIAKKLKPNNFTFHHLDWGGDHTRDVLFHTEEYKELVNVFLKGLEGDFLKQ, encoded by the coding sequence ATGAAATTCTTCAAACGCTTTTTTCTCTTTTTGTTGGTTGTTTTTGCAGCAGCTTATGTATATGTATCTTGGGCTTTGTCCGACCGAATTTTGTTTCCCCATAGTTCGGACGCATTGACCAAATCCAGAATCATCTCTAATTGGGGAAAGACTTATGAATCCATGATGGCACTACTCCCCTCTCCAACAGACATTTCGGTCACTTCTTTTGACGGCATTCAAATCAAAGGAAAATATTTTCAAAAATCAGATACAACTCATTGTGTAGTCATTTTGGCGCATGGATGGACCGACACTTGGGCGGGTTCATTGAAGTATGTGCCTGCATTAGAGGACTGTCGTTGTGATTTGGTTTTGTACGATCATCGAGCGCATGGCGAAAGCGGGGGCATCTATGCTACGGGCGGTATCAAGGAATCCAAAGATTTATTGGCGGTGACGGATTGGGTAGAAAAAGAAAAAGGCTTAACTGATAAACAAATTGGTTGGTTGGGAGCATCTTGGGGGGCTGCAACTGTTTTGACGGCTGGAGCTGATGCTCGAAATGTGGCGTTCATCATTGCAGACGCACCGTTTCAGGATTGGTATTCAGCTATTTTTGAGCGAGCCAACCGTGATTATGGCATGGCGGCATCTGCTCTTTCGGTTGGGGTGATGGGTGTGGTCAATTGGCGGGCGGGAATAGATTACCATGAAGCAAATATCCTCGAAGCTGCTTCCAAAATTGAAGAACCTGTTTTGTTAATTCATTCTCAAACAGATGAACAGACCAACTCTCAACAATCGGTGAACATTGCCAAAAAATTGAAACCCAACAATTTCACCTTTCATCACTTGGATTGGGGCGGCGACCATACCCGTGATGTGTTGTTTCATACCGAAGAATACAAAGAATTGGTGAATGTGTTTTTGAAGGGATTGGAGGGAGATTTTTTGAAGCAATAG